One Gemmatimonadaceae bacterium genomic window, CCGGAGATTCATGGATTCGTTCGAGGAGGCGCCGTCACTCGATGTTGCCGCGGACCTCGCTCGAAGATCGCCGCCCAGCCCGCAGCGGAGCGTGATGCTCCGGGCGCTGCGGTTTCTTCACGAGACCACACCCGCGCTCGGCGCAACGCCGGAGCGGGGAGCACGGCTGAGCGCATCGCAGGTCGAGGCACTCCGGCTCGTACTCGATTCCGAGAGCGGTGCAGTCCGCGATCAGATGGGAAGGTTCGTCCCTTCGCTAGCGACGATCGGCTCTGCCAGTCCGCTCATCGGCTTGCTCGGAACCGTCCTCGGAATCATCGACGCGTTCGTGGGAATTGCCACGGAGGGATCAGGTAACATCGGAGCCGTGGCCCCCGGAATTGCCGAAGCGCTCATCGCAACTGCAGCCGCGCTTTCCGTCGCCATTCCGGCGGTCTTCGGGTACAACATCTTTGCACATCGGTTGAACCGGTTCGATGGCGAGCTGGATGGTTTCGGATCGGAGCTGATTGCCCTGATGGTTCGGGAGGGCCGGATCTAGATGGCAAGGCGGCGCGAGCGAATGCAACTGAACGCTGAGATAAACGTCGTGAGTCTAATTGACGTGATGATGCTTCTGATGGTGATTTTCATGATCACCGCTCCAATCATGCAGGGCGGCGTCGACGTGACGCTGCCGAAAGCGGAGGCGCGTCCGCTCGAGCCGAAGAGTGGCCTGGTCGTGACAGTGGACAGGGGCGGACGGATTCACATCGAAGATGCGAACCTGAGCTTTGCGGAATTCCGGGCGAGCTTCAAAGCGCTCGCCTCGGAGCGCGGACGAGAAGGGATTTATTTGCGAGCGGATGCTGGAGTGCCATATGGCTCGGTTGTGCAGGTGCTTGCAGTGATGCGTGCCAGCGGCATTGCCGACGTCGGCCTCGTAGCCGAGCCTGAGGTGGAGAGATAGTGCGGGCGCGGAGACAGCCTGTTCAGTTCGGCGGCCCGCTCGGAATGTCCGTCGTGCTTCACCTCTCGGCGGTCGCGCTCGCGTTCATCGCGTCGCGCGGGCAGCCGATGGAGGCATTACCGCCGATCTACAAGGTGGACATCGTCGCCGCGCCTCCCGGTGAGCGTGCGATTGGAGAGGTGACGCCCGAGCCCGCACCGGTCACGCCGCCACCGGCCGCTGCGCCGGTTGCGCCTCCGAAACCAACAGAGCGCGCGATACCGCTCACCAAGCGAGTCGCGAAAAAAACCGCTGCGCGATCGACTCCGGTGCCTCCCGCGGCGACGCCAGTGCCGAAGACGGCCGCGCCAAAGGCCGGCGGCGGGCCGATTGGCGGGAAGGGCACCGACGTCGCGACGGTTCAAACCGAGGGAATCGATTTCCCCTTCCCAGGGTACCTAAACAACATCGTCCGGCAAATCGCGCTCAACTTCAAGCCGAGTGACACGAACTCCGCGCTACGCGCAGAAGTGATGTTTCTGATATATCGTGATGGCTCGGTGAAGATCGTGCGCTTCGTGAAGCGCTCGGGAGCCTACGCGTTCGATCTCGAGGCCCAGGGCGCGATCGAATCAGCGGGGCCGAACTTTGGACGACTCCCCGACGGCTTCCCCGACGATGTGCTCCCCGTTGTTTTCAGCTTTGACCCCCGTGTGTTGAGATGAGTTCACGCTTCTACTTCGCCGCGATCTGCGCGTGTCTCGCCGCGCTCGCCAGTCCCGAAAACCTTCGTGCCCAGGATACCACTGCCACCGCGCCCGGCGTTCGCCTCGGGTTGAGCTATCCACGCGGCACGATTCCACGCGTGATCGTGCTGCCCGTCGACAGTACTCCGGGTGATTCAGTCAGGGCAATCATCCAGCGCGATCTCGACTACAGCGACCGCGTCTCGCCGATTCCACTCGACGCGATGACCCTGGCAGGGATAACGCCCGCGGCGGGGCAGGAGCCGAACTACGAGCTGTTCAGTACGCTGGGCGCGGCCGCGATTATCCATCCGCGACGAACGGCTAGCGGCGGGCTGCGAGTGGCATTGTACGACGTCGCGGGCAAACGCCGGGTCGAAGCGCGCGATTTTCCCGTGGCCGTCGTACCGCCTGTCCGCGATGACGCCATTCGGGACTCCGTCACCGCCGAGACGACGCAACGGGAGAAGGCGCTGCGAGACTCGGTGACGAGAGTGTTGCGGACGCGCGCGGCGATCATGCGCCGCCCGCCCGTGAGAAAGGATCCGCGTCCGCGGCGCTTCGTCGTGCGCGATTCTCTGCGTCGAGATTCTGCGGCGACCGCGTACACCAGGCGCGGCCAGGCTCGCTGGGAAAATGACCGTCGCGACTCGGTTGCGCTGGCGATGTCGAGCGGTGCCGAGCGGCTCATTCGCGCCGATGCCCAGGCGCGCATAGCCGCGGCGGACAACGAACGCATGAGCATTCATCGCGTCAGCGACGAGGTAGAGAGCTGGATCACCGGCAAGCGCGGAATTGCGGCCACTCGAATTGCCTACGTGCACAATGGCATGATCCGGATCGTCGACAGCGATGGTGCGAACGACAAGGCGGTAACCGGACGCGGGACCGCAATGTCGCCGGCATGGCATAACAGCGGCCGGAGAATCGTGTACTCGCGAATGAGCAATGCGGGAACTCAGATTGAGCAGCTCGACCTCGAGACGGGCTTGACGCGCGCAATGAGTCCCACCGGGCTCAACATCACCCCGGTTTACTCGCAGGACGGCAGATACATCGTCTACTCCAGTGGCAACGAGTCGGGCACCGACCTGCTGATGGTTAGCGCAGACGCCGCGAACGGATCAATGTCCCCGCAGCGGCTGACCTTCGGGCGCGGCAGCGACAATCAGTCGCCGACCTTCAGCCCTGACGGCCGTCAGATCGCTTTCATCTCCGCACGCTCGCGATTCCCCGAGGTATACACGATGGACGCCGACGGGACAAACCTGCAGCTGCTCACTCCTTTCATACCGGGAGTGCGAACGTACCGCACGGCCCCGGACTGGTCGCCGGACGGCAGGACCGTCGCGTTCGAGCAGCAAAATGGCGACTTTCAGGTGTGGGTGATAAACATCCGCGACAAGGAGCCGCGGCGTCTCACGAGCGAAGGTGAAAACGAAGGCCCTTCGTGGGCGCCAGACGGCCGTCATCTCGTACTGTCATCGACTCGCGGTGGGTCGAAGCAGATCTGGGTGTTGGATACGGAGTCCGGCCGGTTCCGTCAGCTGACGTATAATGCGGGTGCACGACTCGCGGCATGGTCAGCGATGTTGAATCGTTAGTGATGTCAGGAATCATGCGCAACTCACCCAATCCCATACCAATGCCAACTCTCACCCGAATCGCAATCGTCGCAGTCGTCTTTGCAATCGCTATCGGCGGATGCCGCCGCAGGACTCCCGAGCGGCCGGCTCCGCGTCGCATCAACACCGACAGCCTCTTGCGTGAGCAAGCCAGGCTGGACTCCCTTGCACGGGTGGAGGCAGCCCGGGCGGCCGCAGCCGCCGCGGCGGCAGCGGCGGCGGCAGCGGGGCCGGCGACCAGCGCGCCCGTGAATGAGCGCGAGCGAACGGCTCTCGCCGCTACTATATACTTCGATCTCGACGAGTCGGTTCTGACGGACGATGGGCGGGCGGCGGTGGAAGCGAAGGCGCCGGTTATCCTGCGGCATCCCGACATGCGTATCAGAATCGTCGGTCATACCGATTCGCAGGGCTCCGACGAGTACAACCTCGCTCTGGGCCTCCGACGCGCGGCGGAAACCAAGCGATATCTCGCGGCGCTGGGCGTGGACGAGGGGAGAATGGAGATTGTGACATTCGGCGAAGAGCGCCCGGCGGTGCAGGGGCAGACGCAGGAAGCCTACGCACTCAACCGGCGCGCGGAATTCGAGATACTCAGCGGGGGGTAGCGATGTACCGTTGGAGATCGGCCGCGTTCGCGCCGATTGTGCTTTTCTGTTCCCTGGCAACAGCCGGCTGCTTCGCCTCGAGGTCTGATATCGATCAGCTTCGCGACGAGATCGCCACGGTGCGAGCCGAAACGGCCACGGTCGATTCGGTTCGCGCGATGCAGATGGTGCAGCTGCTGAGCACGTTGCGGGCAGTCACGGATACACTCGCCGAAATCAACACGCGTCTGACGCGCGTGCGCGCGGAATCACAGAGCGGCCTGCGGGATCTCGGCAATCGCGTGTTGCAGGTGCAGGAAGCAAGCGGACAAAGTCAACAGAGCGTGCGGGAGATGCGCGCGGCGCTCGAGCAGCGGAACCGAACGGCGCCGCCGGTCACAAACGCCTCGCCACAAGCCACTCCGTCCGCTCCGGATTCCACTCCGCCGGTTGTAGACGAGCCGGGTCCCAACGAGCTGTTTCAGCTGGGCCGCGATCAGCTCGCCCGCGGCGGATTCAGTGCTGCACGGGCGGCGTTCGCCGATCTGATCAGCAAGCATCCCGACTCCGAGCTTGCCGCGGACGCCCAGTTCTTTCTGGCCGAGGCGCTGGCCGGGGAAGGAAAAGCAGCGGCCGCCGATTCGGCGTACGCGACAGTCGTGAGGAAGTACCCAACCTCGCTGCGGGCTGCGACAGCGCTCTACAAGCGTGGTGTGGCTCAGCAGAAGGCGGGAAGGACGACTACCGCGCGGCGGACCTTCAACGAAGTCATCCGACTGTTTCCGGAGTCGGACGAGGCCGCACTGGCGCGGGAACGCCTGCGCGGGATGTCATAAGGGGACGCACGAAGGTGCCGCGAACGGCTGCCGACACCGAGATGCCCTTCCTCGATCACCTCGAGGAGCTGAGGCATCGTTTGTTCTGGATAGTCGGGACAATCGTTGTCGGCATCGTTCTCTCGTTCACGGTGCTGTCTCAGGGCGGCTTCGACGTCGTGGCTCTGCTGGCGCGGCCGATCGAGCCATATCTGCGAGGGAGCCAGCTGGTCTTCACTCACCCCGGCACGTCGTTCTCGATCGTGTTGACCGCATCGTTTATCCTCGGGATCCTGTTTGCAACGCCGGTGATCGGATACCAGCTGTGGGGTTTCTTCGCTCCGGCGCTTCACGCGCACGAGAAGCGGATCATCGTTCCAGTGCTTCTTGGAATGATCTTCCTCTTTCTGTGCGGCGTTGCGCTCTGCTACTTCATCGTCATGCCGTTCACGCTGAAGTTCTTCATGGGGTTCGAATCGGCGTCACTCACGCCGAT contains:
- a CDS encoding MotA/TolQ/ExbB proton channel family protein, giving the protein MGGGDERIAEIVSIGLMLQVGAAVPSSPMELITSSTGSTKVVLAILVVLSLISWTIMIAKTVEFRRAASAGRRFMDSFEEAPSLDVAADLARRSPPSPQRSVMLRALRFLHETTPALGATPERGARLSASQVEALRLVLDSESGAVRDQMGRFVPSLATIGSASPLIGLLGTVLGIIDAFVGIATEGSGNIGAVAPGIAEALIATAAALSVAIPAVFGYNIFAHRLNRFDGELDGFGSELIALMVREGRI
- a CDS encoding biopolymer transporter ExbD, with amino-acid sequence MQLNAEINVVSLIDVMMLLMVIFMITAPIMQGGVDVTLPKAEARPLEPKSGLVVTVDRGGRIHIEDANLSFAEFRASFKALASERGREGIYLRADAGVPYGSVVQVLAVMRASGIADVGLVAEPEVER
- a CDS encoding TonB C-terminal domain-containing protein, yielding MRARRQPVQFGGPLGMSVVLHLSAVALAFIASRGQPMEALPPIYKVDIVAAPPGERAIGEVTPEPAPVTPPPAAAPVAPPKPTERAIPLTKRVAKKTAARSTPVPPAATPVPKTAAPKAGGGPIGGKGTDVATVQTEGIDFPFPGYLNNIVRQIALNFKPSDTNSALRAEVMFLIYRDGSVKIVRFVKRSGAYAFDLEAQGAIESAGPNFGRLPDGFPDDVLPVVFSFDPRVLR
- a CDS encoding OmpA family protein; translated protein: MPTLTRIAIVAVVFAIAIGGCRRRTPERPAPRRINTDSLLREQARLDSLARVEAARAAAAAAAAAAAAAGPATSAPVNERERTALAATIYFDLDESVLTDDGRAAVEAKAPVILRHPDMRIRIVGHTDSQGSDEYNLALGLRRAAETKRYLAALGVDEGRMEIVTFGEERPAVQGQTQEAYALNRRAEFEILSGG
- the ybgF gene encoding tol-pal system protein YbgF, with amino-acid sequence MYRWRSAAFAPIVLFCSLATAGCFASRSDIDQLRDEIATVRAETATVDSVRAMQMVQLLSTLRAVTDTLAEINTRLTRVRAESQSGLRDLGNRVLQVQEASGQSQQSVREMRAALEQRNRTAPPVTNASPQATPSAPDSTPPVVDEPGPNELFQLGRDQLARGGFSAARAAFADLISKHPDSELAADAQFFLAEALAGEGKAAAADSAYATVVRKYPTSLRAATALYKRGVAQQKAGRTTTARRTFNEVIRLFPESDEAALARERLRGMS
- the tatC gene encoding twin-arginine translocase subunit TatC; translation: MPRTAADTEMPFLDHLEELRHRLFWIVGTIVVGIVLSFTVLSQGGFDVVALLARPIEPYLRGSQLVFTHPGTSFSIVLTASFILGILFATPVIGYQLWGFFAPALHAHEKRIIVPVLLGMIFLFLCGVALCYFIVMPFTLKFFMGFESASLTPMIEAKQYFGFAFSMMLAFGVAFQLPIGILMLSTLGIIQPQLLTRFRRHAIVGTVVVSAFITPDGSPTTLLALAIPLYLLYELGVGLSFMVTRRRRRREAEEREELLRARREPPADTVGREPRRLGANA